One Acidimicrobiia bacterium genomic window, GGCATTGATGATCGCCTCGACCACGGGTAGCCGGTTGGCGCCGCCTTCGAGCTTGACTGCTTCGGCACCACCCTCCCGGATGAGTCGGGAGGCGTTGCGCACCGCCTCGGATACCGAAATGTGATAGCTCATCCAGGGGAGGTCACCTACCACCAAGCAATGTGGCTTGGCGCGAGCGACCGCCGCGGTGTGGTGGATCATGACGTCGACGTCGACGGCCAGGGTGTGGTCGTGGCCGAGCATGGCGTTGGCAACCGAGTCACCAACCAGGATGATGTCGATACCGGCTGCCGAGGCGATCGAGGCCGAGGGGGCGTCGTAGGCGGTCACCATGGCGATCCGCTCGCCGCCCTTGCGGGCTGCGATGGCCGGGGCCGTGACCTTCTTGGGTGTGTCACCCATGAGTGTGCTCCTGTCTCCCCACCTTGCAAGGTTGAGGGATGTCGCGTTGTTAGCTGTCGTGAAAGCCCGACATCCGATGCCAACCGGTCACCAGTGTCAATTCCAGACTAGTCGGGTGAGATCTCATCCGTTTTCCTGAGGCCTACGTATTAGTGCTAAACACTCTCAAGGAGACGAATTGTGAAGAAACTATTTCTGTTGTTGATGGCACTGTCCGTCATGGCGGTTTCCATACCGGCGATGGCCCAGGAGACACCCCGAATTCACCTTATCCATGGTATTCCCGATACCGCGGTCGACGTTGAAGCCGGTGGAGCCAACGTATTCGAGAACTTCCAGTTCGGCGAAACTCAGGATTTGTCGGCACTGGCCGGCGCAACGCTTGAGGGTCTGAAAGTGAAGCTCGCAGGGACCGACACCGTGGCGATCGATGCCGGCGATGTCGCACTGCCCGCTTCTGGCAACTATACGATTATTGCCCACCTGACCGCTGATGGCGCCCCGACCCTGTCTGTGTTTGCAAACGATACCTCGGCCATCGCGGCCGGTGAAGGTCGTCTCACGGTCCGTCACACCGCCGCTGCCCCTGCTGTCGACGTGCTGGCCAATGGCGCGGTAGCCTTCTCAAATCTGGCCAACCCGGATGGCGTTTCTGCCGACCTGGCTGTCGGTACGATTTCCGCCACGGTGGTTCCGACCGGTACCACCGAGCCGGTTGTCATCGGCCCGGCCG contains:
- a CDS encoding DUF4397 domain-containing protein, coding for MKKLFLLLMALSVMAVSIPAMAQETPRIHLIHGIPDTAVDVEAGGANVFENFQFGETQDLSALAGATLEGLKVKLAGTDTVAIDAGDVALPASGNYTIIAHLTADGAPTLSVFANDTSAIAAGEGRLTVRHTAAAPAVDVLANGAVAFSNLANPDGVSADLAVGTISATVVPTGTTEPVVIGPADLPIADGTSLIVYAVGSLDAASLTVLTESISGLGTAPAAVNTGNSPVESATPWAAAGGVLLAAVAGFALRRRTAVER